From a single Salmo salar chromosome ssa22, Ssal_v3.1, whole genome shotgun sequence genomic region:
- the LOC106583555 gene encoding mitochondrial import receptor subunit TOM6 homolog: MSAAGKKAIGAPVYGVVDWISATCRLATDRNDFRRNLLVNLGLFAAGVWVARNLSDFDLMSPQPIT; encoded by the exons ATGAGCGCAGCTGGGAAAAAGGCTATTGGGGCACCGGTTTATGGTGTCGTAGATTGGATCAGTGCCACATGTCGACTTGCTACAGATAGAAATGATTTCAGAAG GAACCTACTGGTCAACCTGGGACTCTTTGCAGCTGGAGTTTGGGTTGCCAGGAATCTCTCAGATTTTGACCTGATGTCACCTCAACCAATCACCTAG
- the cssa22h1orf74 gene encoding UPF0739 protein C1orf74 homolog isoform X1, translated as MHLKSWMRSANPIPKQKEDEEEEEEEEEGEEERNEEQSMASSDVFVAAARKCLRVGKKRFSATVSLNLATQVLAVDLGLKPALLYDSNTASAEQVQQYLNSLQAAQLVSKSLQTLVISENSLIVNPSLTIANLEALLLRRTVTVVDVCHSLEQPAITELQWGAIRDMIQALLAHIRQFGQHSAMRNVPHRIEKRHCETWNLCTLFGILLGYPSTYWFDQSRSFENCLAMSPLVVTKAVASWQGGDSGVEGHRCCLYSFSTPEMLQADTQSVMASWTTQLQERFQQQKVLSGLSVTRSTVTLPSVAL; from the exons ATGCACCTTAAAAGTTGGATGCGATCCGCCAACCCAATCCCGAAGCAGaaggaggacgaagaagaagaagaagaagaagaagaaggagaagaagaacgcAACGAA GAGCAGTCCATGGCTTCTTCAGACGTCTTTGTTGCTGCTGCTCGCAAATGTCTACGAGTTGGAAAGAAACGCTTCTCCGCCACTGTGAGTCTGAACCTGGCTACTCAGGTCCTGGCTGTGGACTTGGGCCTGAAGCCCGCTCTGCTATATGACAGTAATACAGCATCTGCAGAGCAGGTCCAACAGTATTTAAACTCTCTGCAGGCTGCACAACTTGTGTCTAAATCTCTCCAGACATTGGTCATCAGTGAGAATTCCTTGATTGTGAACCCATCCCTAACTATAGCAAACCTGGAGGCACTTCTCTTAAGGAGGACTGTGACTGTGGTGGATGTATGTCACTCACTGGAGCAGCCTGCCATCACTGAGCTACAGTGGGGAGCTATCAGGGACATGATTCAGGCTTTACTGGCTCATATTAGACAGTTTGGGCAACATTCTGCGATGAGAAATGTCCCTCACCGAATTGAAAAGAGACATTGTGAGACATGGAATCTGTGTACTCTATTCGGGATTCTATTGGGCTACCCCTCCACATACTGGTTTGACCAGAGCAGGAGCTTTGAGAACTGCCTAGCTATGTCTCCACTCGTGGTAACCAAGGCTGTGGCATCCTGGCAGGGTGGTGATTCTGGAGTTGAGGGTCACAGGTGTTGCCTGTATTCCTTCAGCACCCCAGAGATGTTGCAGGCAGACACTCAGTCAGTGATGGCTAGCTGGACTACACAGCTTCAGGAACGATTTCAGCAGCAGAAGGTCTTGTCTGGACTCAGTGTAACCAGATCAACTGTCACCTTACCTTCTGTGGCTCTATGA
- the cssa22h1orf74 gene encoding UPF0739 protein C1orf74 homolog: MASSDVFVAAARKCLRVGKKRFSATVSLNLATQVLAVDLGLKPALLYDSNTASAEQVQQYLNSLQAAQLVSKSLQTLVISENSLIVNPSLTIANLEALLLRRTVTVVDVCHSLEQPAITELQWGAIRDMIQALLAHIRQFGQHSAMRNVPHRIEKRHCETWNLCTLFGILLGYPSTYWFDQSRSFENCLAMSPLVVTKAVASWQGGDSGVEGHRCCLYSFSTPEMLQADTQSVMASWTTQLQERFQQQKVLSGLSVTRSTVTLPSVAL; encoded by the coding sequence ATGGCTTCTTCAGACGTCTTTGTTGCTGCTGCTCGCAAATGTCTACGAGTTGGAAAGAAACGCTTCTCCGCCACTGTGAGTCTGAACCTGGCTACTCAGGTCCTGGCTGTGGACTTGGGCCTGAAGCCCGCTCTGCTATATGACAGTAATACAGCATCTGCAGAGCAGGTCCAACAGTATTTAAACTCTCTGCAGGCTGCACAACTTGTGTCTAAATCTCTCCAGACATTGGTCATCAGTGAGAATTCCTTGATTGTGAACCCATCCCTAACTATAGCAAACCTGGAGGCACTTCTCTTAAGGAGGACTGTGACTGTGGTGGATGTATGTCACTCACTGGAGCAGCCTGCCATCACTGAGCTACAGTGGGGAGCTATCAGGGACATGATTCAGGCTTTACTGGCTCATATTAGACAGTTTGGGCAACATTCTGCGATGAGAAATGTCCCTCACCGAATTGAAAAGAGACATTGTGAGACATGGAATCTGTGTACTCTATTCGGGATTCTATTGGGCTACCCCTCCACATACTGGTTTGACCAGAGCAGGAGCTTTGAGAACTGCCTAGCTATGTCTCCACTCGTGGTAACCAAGGCTGTGGCATCCTGGCAGGGTGGTGATTCTGGAGTTGAGGGTCACAGGTGTTGCCTGTATTCCTTCAGCACCCCAGAGATGTTGCAGGCAGACACTCAGTCAGTGATGGCTAGCTGGACTACACAGCTTCAGGAACGATTTCAGCAGCAGAAGGTCTTGTCTGGACTCAGTGTAACCAGATCAACTGTCACCTTACCTTCTGTGGCTCTATGA